The following coding sequences are from one Capsicum annuum cultivar UCD-10X-F1 chromosome 3, UCD10Xv1.1, whole genome shotgun sequence window:
- the LOC124896545 gene encoding uncharacterized protein LOC124896545 has protein sequence MAPPVFKGENYHIGAVRMETYLDVMDIWEAVEEDYEIPPLPDNPTMAQIKNHKDKKTRKSKAKACLFSAVSSSIFTRIISLKSAKDIWDYLKSEYEGDDRIRGMQVLNLIRDFEMPKIKETETIKDYSERLLNIANRVRLLGSVFNDSRIVEKIMVTVPERFEATITTLENTKDLSKITLAELLNALQLKNNERS, from the coding sequence ATGGCACCACCTGTTTTTAAAGGTGAAAACTATCATATTGGGGCTGTAAGGATGGAAACTTATCTAGACGTCATGGATATATGGGAGGCAGTTGAAGAGGATTATGAAATTCCTCCATTGCCTGACAATCCAACTATGGCCCAGATCAAGAACCATAAAGACAAGAAAACCagaaaatcaaaggcaaaagCCTGTCTATTTTCAGCAgtatcttcttcaattttcactCGAATTATATCTCTAAAGTCAGCCAAAGACATATGGGATTATCTCAAGTCAGAATATGAAGGGGATGATAGGATCAGAGGTATGCAAGTTTTGAATCTTATAAGAGATTTCGAGATGCCGAAGATAAAAGAAACCGAAACCATAAAAGATTACTCTGAAAGGCTCCTGAACATAGCAAATAGAGTAAGATTGCTTGGTTCCGTGTTTAATGATTCTcgtattgttgaaaaaattatgGTAACTGTGCCGGAAAGATTTGAAGCAACCATAACTACTTTGGAAAACACCAAGGATCTATCCAAGATCACCTTGGCGGAGTTGTTGAATGCTTTGCAGCTCAAGAACAACGAAAGGTCATGA